The Linepithema humile isolate Giens D197 chromosome 7, Lhum_UNIL_v1.0, whole genome shotgun sequence genome has a window encoding:
- the Pop2 gene encoding CCR4-NOT transcription complex subunit 7, with translation MPSATGGTNASGQQKGGGTMPSNEECGIRDVWGHNLEEEFRTIRQVVQQYQYIAMDTEFPGVVARPIGEFRTNADYQYQLLRCNVDLLRIIQLGLTFLDESGNTPGGSYTTWQFNFKFNLHEDMYAQDSIEMLQNSGIQFKKHEEEGIDPLEFAELLMTSGIVLVDDIKWLSFHSGYDFGYLLKLLTDQKLPQEESEFFELLRIYFPTIYDVKYLMKSCKNLKGGLQEVAEQLEIQRVGPQHQAGSDSLLTGMVFFKMREMFFEDNIDDAKYCGHLYGLGTSFVMNGASTYMDSNGDNASTS, from the exons ATGCCATCAGCTACTG gcGGGACCAACGCAAGTGGGCAGCAGAAGGGTGGAGGGACTATGCCTAGTAACGAAGAATGCGGAATCAGAGATGTATGGGGACACAATTTGGAAGAGGAATTTCGTACAATTCGTCAAGTTGTACAACAATACCAGTATATTGCAATGGACACAGAATTTCCGGGTGTTGTAGCTAGGCCTATCG gTGAATTCAGAACTAATGCCGATTATCAATATCAACTCTTACGTTGCAACGTAGATCTTTTGCGAATAATTCAACTTGGTCTTACATTCCTTGATGAATCGGGGAATACACCAGGCGGTAGTTACACAACGtggcaatttaattttaaatttaatttaca TGAAGACATGTATGCACAGGATAGTATAGAAATGCTACAAAATAGTGGTATACAGTTCAAGAAACATGAAGAGGAAGGCATCGATCCTTTAGAGTTTGCAGAACTATTGATGACATCGGGAATTGTTCTTGTTGATGACATAAAATGGCTGTCGTTTCATTCTGGTTATGACTTTGGTTATTTACTGAAACTCCTCACTGATCAAAAATTGCCCCAGGAGGAAAGTGAATTTTTCGAACTGCTTAGGATATACTTTCCAACAATATATGATGTAAAA TACCTCATGAAATCATGCAAAAACTTGAAAGGTGGCTTACAAGAAGTAGCAGAACAGTTGGAAATTCAAAGAGTAGGCCCTCAACATCAAGCCGGGTCTGATTCTCTACTTACAGGAATGGTCTTTTTTAAAATGCGAgag ATGTTTTTTGAAGATAACATTGATGATGCAAAATATTGTGGACATCTATACGGTTTGGGAACATCATTTGTAATGAACGGAGCTAGCACATACATGGACAGTAATGGAGATAATGCCTCAACTTCGTAA
- the mesh gene encoding protein mesh isoform X2: MRFRASRNRLDCIFTLSKWVVLLVCLSSLMPSGIIAQTESETFESAYGLNVHESVENHNTEENELSPPHAKEAETSSEIEDLAVEDKNLGPVEKKDGEENPTQVLPETENAFVAKSESETDSISVQKVFDGITEEKNGKYVRYDSDSPEADRYAPRPDDNPPFYKITDTRLRDIRSKFMYWYFDKGGDNDMGDYQSALQATSLQIHKNLNFQLPFFGFRFNYTRLTVNGYLEFSDPPEHLTYPLVFPIKDWPKKNDPSFIGIFFSKCRIGMLRETDIDQRKPGVYFRLERDLQSRTDQFGVEMRERVMWDIRQGVVGADSFEPKHALIATWKNMSFAGGIDLSLYRTNTFQLVLATDEVFTYAIFNYLNLQWTSHTEAGGDTTQGENGVPAFVGFNAGNGTQSYEYKPYSQATTLRDLTSRGWANGFPGRHIFRIDEKIMLGTCNKDIAGAHLPLVFAPESGNMLGGTVVNITGPCFNESQKIKCRFENEVVMGTVIDKNRAICIQPFLKYEGYIRFYIAIDSGAYDWKGKYFVETPATATERIFFSDKDAVHRKDPAEIKFTWNSYNLTSNIGAGVQISLWGYRETKTTPEFEYITTLEKSHTNMGSYVIKPAKYRDMYNPYHVDMAFGFIQINLTEPHLYSGLSITPSLWSRPIPLAWYFSSQWERLHGSKWAQKLCDKWIMHDRYLKNFAAEVALCPCILDHALYDKGRFLPDYNCDKDSNIDCYYNQHAMHCVRTGAPNLDGSEQQCCYDRNGFLMLTYDQQWGSRPHRSHNLGYFPWNEANKVPTLSHWYHDIVPMYSCCLWQEEQAVGCETFRFERRPSQDCIAYQSPGVSAVFGDPHFVTFDGVEYTFNGKGEFVLLRVNDLRDKLDVQGRFEQMPNNIYGQVMATHLTSVVARGNNSATIEVRLRPKHAQWRYRLDVFADGQRVYFDRPALKFQHFAGVVVYTPTYILNQSEVIVMFDTGAGVEVVENEGFLSARMYLPWTYVNKTRGLFGIWNFDKTDDLTSPYGYQVPIMSVNHSETIHRDFAIQWMLEDKENKVKGGALFHREFGRTASYYANHTFIPEYRKYPQEILPLNRTYDINRAIDLCGESYQCQYDYAMTLNRDLAHFTRNYYDTYTQINALNKREIVSCGILETPRFGRKSNFLFIPGTKVSFECNQDFILVGDQRRVCTPEGRWNTPEYGYTECLRQQEYSSRQAGITTGIVLACLIPILLIIVCVGYRALKSRKEQREQEEVLARTRQAELQRLRKVGEEEETIPYSPSRATEIN, from the exons ATGCGGTTTCGAGCGTCGCGAAACAGGCTCGATTGCATTTTCACGTTATCGAAATGGGTTGTTCTTCTCGTTTGTCTTTCCTCATTAATGCCAAGTGGTATTATTGCGCAAACCGAAAGCGAGACGTTTGAAAGTGCATACGGACTGAATGTACACGAATCAGTCGAGAATCATAATACGGAAGAGAACGAGTTGTCGCCGCCACATGCAAAGGAAGCGGAAACTTCTTCGGAGATCGAAGATCTCGCTGTGGAGGACAAAAATTTAGGCCCTGTCGAAAAAAAAGACGGTGAGGAAAATCCGACCCAAGTTCTGCCGGAAACTGAAAATGCTTTTGTAGCGAAAAGCGAATCTGAGACGGATTCGATCTCCGTTCAAAAGGTTTTCGACGGAATAACGGAGGAAAAGAACGGAAAATATGTAAGATACG ATTCAGATTCACCCGAAGCTGATCGGTACGCGCCTCGTCCAGATGACAATCCgcctttttataaaataacagataCCAGATTGCGAGATATTCGATCTAAGTTCATGTACTGGTATTTCGACAAAGGCGGAGACAATGATATGGGAGATTACCAATCGGCTTTGCAGGCTACATCATTGCAGATCCACAAGAATTTGAATTTTCAATTGCCGTTCTTCGGCTTTAGGTTCAATTACACAAGA ttaacCGTTAACGGATACTTAGAGTTCAGCGATCCACCGGAGCATCTTACATATCCCCTTGTTTTTCCGATCAAAGATTGGCCGAAAAAGAATGATCCCAGTTTCATCGGCATTTTCTTTAGTAAATGTCGCATAGGCATGCTGAGAGAAACGGACATTGATCAAAGGAAGCCGGGGGTATATTTTCG ACTCGAGAGGGACTTGCAATCGAGAACCGATCAGTTCGGTGTGGAAATGCGAGAGCGTGTCATGTGGGACATTCGTCAAGGTGTTGTAGGCGCTGATTCCTTCGAGCCAAAGCACGCCCTTATCGCAACCTGGAAGAACATGTCCTTTGCAGGTGGCATCGATTTATCTCTTTATCGAACCAACACGTTTCAACTAGTTTTAGCCACCGACGAAGTCTTTACTTACGCTATCTTCAACTATCTTAATCTCCAATGGACGAGTCATACTGAGGCAGGCGGTGATACAACGCAAGGAGAGAATGGAGTTCCTGCATTT GTGGGATTTAATGCTGGCAACGGAACCCAGAGTTACGAGTACAAGCCTTATTCTCAGGCAACCACGCTCCGCGATTTAACGAGCAGAGGATGGGCAAACGGCTTTCCGGGTCGGCACATTTTCAGAATAGACGAGAAGATAATGTTAGGCACTTGTAATAAGGATATTG CCGGAGCTCATCTGCCGTTGGTTTTCGCCCCGGAAAGTGGAAATATGTTGGGCGGTACCGTCGTCAACATCACAGGACCGTGTTTCAACGAGAGCCAAAAAATCAAGTGCCGCTTCGAGAACGAAGTAGTGATGGGCACGGTAATCGACAAAAACCGCGCGATTTGCATACAGCCGTTCTTGAAGTACGAAGGCTACATACGATTCTACATTGCTATCGACAGCGGAGCTTACGATTGGAAGGGAAAATACTTCGttg AAACTCCGGCCACGGCGACGGAGAGAATCTTTTTCAGCGATAAAGATGCCGTTCATAGAAAAGATCCTGCGGAAATAAAATTCACCTGGAACTCGTATAATTTAACTAGCAATATAGGAGCGGGCGTGCAAATTTCACTGTGGGGATACAGAGAGACGAAGACAACACCcgaatttgaatatataacgACTTTGGAG AAGTCACACACCAACATGGGTAGTTACGTGATTAAACCAGCCAAATACCGAGACATGTACAATCCGTATCACGTAGACATGGCATTCGGTTTCATACAAATTAACCTGACCGAGCCGCACTTGTATTCCGGACTCTCGATAACACC GAGCTTGTGGAGCAGACCGATTCCGCTCGCATGGTATTTCTCGTCACAATGGGAACGATTACACGGATCGAAGTGGGCTCAGAAACTCTGCGATAAATGGATCATGCATGACCggtatctaaaaaatttcgcCGCTGAGGTAGCGCTTTGCCCTTGCATTCTGGATCACGCTTTGTACGATAAAGGTCGTTTCCTCCCGGATTACAACTGCGATAAAGATTCGAATATAGACTGCTATTATAATCAACACGCCATGCACTGCGTCAGAACAGGTGCACCAAA CTTAGATGGCTCGGAGCAACAGTGTTGTTACGACAGAAACGGTTTCTTGATGTTGACTTACGATCAGCAATGGGGTTCGCGACCACATCGGTCTCACAATTTAGGCTACTTCCCATGGAACGAGGCTAACAAGGTGCCAACTCTGTCGCATTGGTACCACGATATAGTGCCAATGTATTCGTGCTGCCTCTGGCAAGAAGAACAAGCCGTCGGTTGCGAGACGTTCCGATTCGAGAGAAGACCGTCGCAAGATTGCATTGCTTATCAATCTCCAGGTGTATCGGCGGTATTCGGCGATCCTCACTTCGTCACATTTGACGGCGTCGAGTATACTTTTAACGGTAAAGGCGAATTCGTTTTGCTGCGAGTGAACGATCTCAGGGACAAACTTGACGTGCAGGGTAGATTCGAGCAGATGCCGAACAACATTTACGGCCAAGTGATGGCGACGCATCTCACCTCGGTAGTGG CGAGAGGCAATAATTCTGCCACTATCGAAGTTCGTTTGAGACCTAAACACGCGCAATGGAGATATCGGCTCGATGTTTTCGCGGACGGTCAAAGAGTGTACTTCGACAGACCAGCCTTAAAATTCCAACACTTTGCCGGGGTCGTCGTTTACACTCCAACGTACATATTAAACCAGAGCGAAGTCATTGTTATGTTCGACACTGGGGCAGGCGTCGAAGTTGTGGAAAACGAGGGGTTTTTGTCCGCGCGAATGTATTTGCCGTGGACGTACGTG AATAAAACGAGGGGATTATTTGGCATTTGGAACTTCGATAAGACAGACGATTTAACAAGTCCATACGGTTATCAGGTGCCTATCATGAGCGTGAATCATTCAGAGACCATTCATAGAGATTTTGCAATACAATGGATGCTGGAAGATAAGGAGAATAAAGTCAAAGGAGGGGCTTTATTCCATAGAGAGTTTGGTCGAACAGCGAGCTATTATGCTAATCACACGTTCATACCTGAATATCGAAAGTATCCGCAAGAGATACTTCCATTGAATAGAACATACGACATAAATCGCGCGATCGACTTATGCGGCGAGTCTTATCAGTGTCAATACGATTACGCTATGACTTTGAATCGTGATTTAGCGCACTTTACCAGAAACTACTACGACACTTACACCCAAATCAATGCGTTGAACAAAAGAGAGA ttgtGTCCTGCGGGATATTGGAAACACCGCGATTCGGACGTAAGAGCAATTTTCTGTTTATCCCGGGGACGAAAGTGAGTTTCGAATGCAATCAGGATTTCATACTTGTCGGTGACCAGCGTCGGGTGTGCACGCCGGAAGGTCGCTGGAACACTCCGGAGTATGGATATACGGAATGCCTTC GTCAGCAGGAATATAGCTCTCGTCAAGCAGGTATTACAACCGGCATAGTGCTCGCTTGCCTGATTCCAATTTTGCTGATAATAGTCTGCGTTGGATATCGAGCTCTCAAGAGTCGTAAAGAACAACGAGAACAAGAGGAAGTTCTAGCGAG AACACGGCAGGCGGAACTGCAACGATTGCGAAAGGTCGGCGAGGAAGAAGAGACTATTCCTTACAGTCCCAGTAGAGCGACAGAGATCAATTAG
- the mesh gene encoding protein mesh isoform X1, whose amino-acid sequence MRFRASRNRLDCIFTLSKWVVLLVCLSSLMPSGIIAQTESETFESAYGLNVHESVENHNTEENELSPPHAKEAETSSEIEDLAVEDKNLGPVEKKDGEENPTQVLPETENAFVAKSESETDSISVQKVFDGITEEKNGKYVRYDSDSPEADRYAPRPDDNPPFYKITDTRLRDIRSKFMYWYFDKGGDNDMGDYQSALQATSLQIHKNLNFQLPFFGFRFNYTRLTVNGYLEFSDPPEHLTYPLVFPIKDWPKKNDPSFIGIFFSKCRIGMLRETDIDQRKPGVYFRLERDLQSRTDQFGVEMRERVMWDIRQGVVGADSFEPKHALIATWKNMSFAGGIDLSLYRTNTFQLVLATDEVFTYAIFNYLNLQWTSHTEAGGDTTQGENGVPAFVGFNAGNGTQSYEYKPYSQATTLRDLTSRGWANGFPGRHIFRIDEKIMLGTCNKDIAGAHLPLVFAPESGNMLGGTVVNITGPCFNESQKIKCRFENEVVMGTVIDKNRAICIQPFLKYEGYIRFYIAIDSGAYDWKGKYFVETPATATERIFFSDKDAVHRKDPAEIKFTWNSYNLTSNIGAGVQISLWGYRETKTTPEFEYITTLEKSHTNMGSYVIKPAKYRDMYNPYHVDMAFGFIQINLTEPHLYSGLSITPSLWSRPIPLAWYFSSQWERLHGSKWAQKLCDKWIMHDRYLKNFAAEVALCPCILDHALYDKGRFLPDYNCDKDSNIDCYYNQHAMHCVRTGAPNLDGSEQQCCYDRNGFLMLTYDQQWGSRPHRSHNLGYFPWNEANKVPTLSHWYHDIVPMYSCCLWQEEQAVGCETFRFERRPSQDCIAYQSPGVSAVFGDPHFVTFDGVEYTFNGKGEFVLLRVNDLRDKLDVQGRFEQMPNNIYGQVMATHLTSVVARGNNSATIEVRLRPKHAQWRYRLDVFADGQRVYFDRPALKFQHFAGVVVYTPTYILNQSEVIVMFDTGAGVEVVENEGFLSARMYLPWTYVNKTRGLFGIWNFDKTDDLTSPYGYQVPIMSVNHSETIHRDFAIQWMLEDKENKVKGGALFHREFGRTASYYANHTFIPEYRKYPQEILPLNRTYDINRAIDLCGESYQCQYDYAMTLNRDLAHFTRNYYDTYTQINALNKREIVSCGILETPRFGRKSNFLFIPGTKVSFECNQDFILVGDQRRVCTPEGRWNTPEYGYTECLRHIEYVQRTAWTVMGIIAVVIIPVMACIVGGFLYIRKNQSQGGSMKSWGYTGRLSTIDNESTLSKPLKAYDDRAITPISDASTIDTNSSPRKRRSYDRVYRTHEPLPNRPDIDFEDKEWDLKEPVSPTGSDSGADTIRKTNSPTRESNV is encoded by the exons ATGCGGTTTCGAGCGTCGCGAAACAGGCTCGATTGCATTTTCACGTTATCGAAATGGGTTGTTCTTCTCGTTTGTCTTTCCTCATTAATGCCAAGTGGTATTATTGCGCAAACCGAAAGCGAGACGTTTGAAAGTGCATACGGACTGAATGTACACGAATCAGTCGAGAATCATAATACGGAAGAGAACGAGTTGTCGCCGCCACATGCAAAGGAAGCGGAAACTTCTTCGGAGATCGAAGATCTCGCTGTGGAGGACAAAAATTTAGGCCCTGTCGAAAAAAAAGACGGTGAGGAAAATCCGACCCAAGTTCTGCCGGAAACTGAAAATGCTTTTGTAGCGAAAAGCGAATCTGAGACGGATTCGATCTCCGTTCAAAAGGTTTTCGACGGAATAACGGAGGAAAAGAACGGAAAATATGTAAGATACG ATTCAGATTCACCCGAAGCTGATCGGTACGCGCCTCGTCCAGATGACAATCCgcctttttataaaataacagataCCAGATTGCGAGATATTCGATCTAAGTTCATGTACTGGTATTTCGACAAAGGCGGAGACAATGATATGGGAGATTACCAATCGGCTTTGCAGGCTACATCATTGCAGATCCACAAGAATTTGAATTTTCAATTGCCGTTCTTCGGCTTTAGGTTCAATTACACAAGA ttaacCGTTAACGGATACTTAGAGTTCAGCGATCCACCGGAGCATCTTACATATCCCCTTGTTTTTCCGATCAAAGATTGGCCGAAAAAGAATGATCCCAGTTTCATCGGCATTTTCTTTAGTAAATGTCGCATAGGCATGCTGAGAGAAACGGACATTGATCAAAGGAAGCCGGGGGTATATTTTCG ACTCGAGAGGGACTTGCAATCGAGAACCGATCAGTTCGGTGTGGAAATGCGAGAGCGTGTCATGTGGGACATTCGTCAAGGTGTTGTAGGCGCTGATTCCTTCGAGCCAAAGCACGCCCTTATCGCAACCTGGAAGAACATGTCCTTTGCAGGTGGCATCGATTTATCTCTTTATCGAACCAACACGTTTCAACTAGTTTTAGCCACCGACGAAGTCTTTACTTACGCTATCTTCAACTATCTTAATCTCCAATGGACGAGTCATACTGAGGCAGGCGGTGATACAACGCAAGGAGAGAATGGAGTTCCTGCATTT GTGGGATTTAATGCTGGCAACGGAACCCAGAGTTACGAGTACAAGCCTTATTCTCAGGCAACCACGCTCCGCGATTTAACGAGCAGAGGATGGGCAAACGGCTTTCCGGGTCGGCACATTTTCAGAATAGACGAGAAGATAATGTTAGGCACTTGTAATAAGGATATTG CCGGAGCTCATCTGCCGTTGGTTTTCGCCCCGGAAAGTGGAAATATGTTGGGCGGTACCGTCGTCAACATCACAGGACCGTGTTTCAACGAGAGCCAAAAAATCAAGTGCCGCTTCGAGAACGAAGTAGTGATGGGCACGGTAATCGACAAAAACCGCGCGATTTGCATACAGCCGTTCTTGAAGTACGAAGGCTACATACGATTCTACATTGCTATCGACAGCGGAGCTTACGATTGGAAGGGAAAATACTTCGttg AAACTCCGGCCACGGCGACGGAGAGAATCTTTTTCAGCGATAAAGATGCCGTTCATAGAAAAGATCCTGCGGAAATAAAATTCACCTGGAACTCGTATAATTTAACTAGCAATATAGGAGCGGGCGTGCAAATTTCACTGTGGGGATACAGAGAGACGAAGACAACACCcgaatttgaatatataacgACTTTGGAG AAGTCACACACCAACATGGGTAGTTACGTGATTAAACCAGCCAAATACCGAGACATGTACAATCCGTATCACGTAGACATGGCATTCGGTTTCATACAAATTAACCTGACCGAGCCGCACTTGTATTCCGGACTCTCGATAACACC GAGCTTGTGGAGCAGACCGATTCCGCTCGCATGGTATTTCTCGTCACAATGGGAACGATTACACGGATCGAAGTGGGCTCAGAAACTCTGCGATAAATGGATCATGCATGACCggtatctaaaaaatttcgcCGCTGAGGTAGCGCTTTGCCCTTGCATTCTGGATCACGCTTTGTACGATAAAGGTCGTTTCCTCCCGGATTACAACTGCGATAAAGATTCGAATATAGACTGCTATTATAATCAACACGCCATGCACTGCGTCAGAACAGGTGCACCAAA CTTAGATGGCTCGGAGCAACAGTGTTGTTACGACAGAAACGGTTTCTTGATGTTGACTTACGATCAGCAATGGGGTTCGCGACCACATCGGTCTCACAATTTAGGCTACTTCCCATGGAACGAGGCTAACAAGGTGCCAACTCTGTCGCATTGGTACCACGATATAGTGCCAATGTATTCGTGCTGCCTCTGGCAAGAAGAACAAGCCGTCGGTTGCGAGACGTTCCGATTCGAGAGAAGACCGTCGCAAGATTGCATTGCTTATCAATCTCCAGGTGTATCGGCGGTATTCGGCGATCCTCACTTCGTCACATTTGACGGCGTCGAGTATACTTTTAACGGTAAAGGCGAATTCGTTTTGCTGCGAGTGAACGATCTCAGGGACAAACTTGACGTGCAGGGTAGATTCGAGCAGATGCCGAACAACATTTACGGCCAAGTGATGGCGACGCATCTCACCTCGGTAGTGG CGAGAGGCAATAATTCTGCCACTATCGAAGTTCGTTTGAGACCTAAACACGCGCAATGGAGATATCGGCTCGATGTTTTCGCGGACGGTCAAAGAGTGTACTTCGACAGACCAGCCTTAAAATTCCAACACTTTGCCGGGGTCGTCGTTTACACTCCAACGTACATATTAAACCAGAGCGAAGTCATTGTTATGTTCGACACTGGGGCAGGCGTCGAAGTTGTGGAAAACGAGGGGTTTTTGTCCGCGCGAATGTATTTGCCGTGGACGTACGTG AATAAAACGAGGGGATTATTTGGCATTTGGAACTTCGATAAGACAGACGATTTAACAAGTCCATACGGTTATCAGGTGCCTATCATGAGCGTGAATCATTCAGAGACCATTCATAGAGATTTTGCAATACAATGGATGCTGGAAGATAAGGAGAATAAAGTCAAAGGAGGGGCTTTATTCCATAGAGAGTTTGGTCGAACAGCGAGCTATTATGCTAATCACACGTTCATACCTGAATATCGAAAGTATCCGCAAGAGATACTTCCATTGAATAGAACATACGACATAAATCGCGCGATCGACTTATGCGGCGAGTCTTATCAGTGTCAATACGATTACGCTATGACTTTGAATCGTGATTTAGCGCACTTTACCAGAAACTACTACGACACTTACACCCAAATCAATGCGTTGAACAAAAGAGAGA ttgtGTCCTGCGGGATATTGGAAACACCGCGATTCGGACGTAAGAGCAATTTTCTGTTTATCCCGGGGACGAAAGTGAGTTTCGAATGCAATCAGGATTTCATACTTGTCGGTGACCAGCGTCGGGTGTGCACGCCGGAAGGTCGCTGGAACACTCCGGAGTATGGATATACGGAATGCCTTC gtCACATCGAGTACGTTCAGCGTACAGCGTGGACCGTAATGGGCATTATTGCCGTCGTAATAATCCCCGTGATGGCCTGCATCGTCGGcggttttctttatataagaAAGAACCAGTCTCAGGGAGGTTCCATGAAATCGTGGGGTTATACCGGACGCTTGTCTACCATCGATAATGAATCCACACTGTCGAAGCCGCTAAAGGCGTATGATGATAGGGCCATTACTCCAATTAGCGATGCTAGCACAATTGATACTAATAGCAGCCCTAGGAAGCGTCGTAGTTACGATAGAGTGTACCGCACACACGAACCTTTGCCGAACAGGCCGGACATTGACTTCGAAGATAAAGAGTGGGACTTGAAGGAGCCCGTCTCACCCACGGGGTCGGATTCGGGCGCAGATACGATTAGAAAAACAAACAGTCCCACTAGAGAAAGTAACGTTTAG